A stretch of the Glycine soja cultivar W05 chromosome 13, ASM419377v2, whole genome shotgun sequence genome encodes the following:
- the LOC114381590 gene encoding uncharacterized protein LOC114381590 has translation MALFEEMLDKDKGKWIVWFNGASNASGHGIGATLVSPYNQCIPFTARLGFDCTNNMAEYEACALGVQATIDFNVKLLKVYGDSVLVIHQLRGEWETRDHKLIPY, from the coding sequence atggccttattTGAAGAGATGCTAGACAAGGACAAGGgcaagtggatcgtgtggttcAATGGAGCGTCTAACGCTTCTGGCCATGGCATTGGGGCAACATTGGTCTCTCCGTACAATCAATGCATACCTTTCACGGCCAGACTTGGttttgactgcaccaacaacatggctgaatatgaagcatgcgccctGGGTGTCCAGGCAACAATTGATTTCaacgtcaagctactcaaggtgtacggagaCTCGGtgctggtgattcaccagctgagaggagagtgggaaactagggatcacaAGTTAATACCCTACTAG